The Bacteroidia bacterium genome segment GGTTCTATCAGTCCTGAAGAAAGTTTAAAACAAGCAGCTAACATTCTTATTCGCCACTTTATGCTCTTTTCAGACCAAAATATCCAACTCTACACAGAAAAACCCGAAGTCAAAGAAGAAGTGGACGAAAACTATCATCAGATGCGCAAACTGCTCAAAACCAGTCTTGCAGACTTGGATCTATCAGTTCGTGCATACAATTGCTTGAAAGCCGCAGACATCAAAACTTTGGGAGATTTAGTCCAGTACAATATCAATGATATGCTCAAGTTCCGCAATTTCGGTAAAAAGTCTCTTCATGAGATAGAAGAATTGATTGCCGAGAAAGGTTTGAGCTTTGGTATGGATGTTTCCAAATATAGATTAGACGAAGATTAACCAAATAACCAAAAAACAAAAGTAGTATGCGACATGGTCATAAACTAAATCCTTTGGGGCGCACGCGAGCACATCGCAGCGCGATGCTTAGCAATATGGCTTCCTCTTTAATTTTGAATAAGAGAATTATCACAACTGTAGCAAAAGCCAAAGAGCTGCGCCGCTATTTAGAGCCCCTTGTAACAAAAGCTAAGACAGACACTACCCATTCCCGCAGAATGGTATTTAGTTACTTACAAAACAAAAAAAGTGTCAAGGAGCTTTTTAGTACCATAGGTCCTAAAGTCCTAAACAGACCTGGAGGCTACCTTCGTATCTTGAAAATGGGCTTCCGTGCAGGCGATAAAGCCGACATGGCTATGATTGAATTTGTAGATTTTAATGACCTTGTAGATAACAAACTCAAAGAAGCAAAAGCTGAAAAACCCCGCACTAAGAAAACTCGCCGCAAGAAGAAAAAAGCTACTGCAGCAAGCGCAAGTAGTGGAAATACACAAACTGCGGCACAATAAGTCCTACGATTTTCAACAAAACAAAGCATAGCCTAAAAAGCTATGCTTGTTTTTTTAATCCTGTACTAAAGTTCCTACTGCTTCACCCTGTACAATGCGGAGCAAATTATCAGGTTCGTTCATGTTAAAAACAATAATGGGCAATTTATTTTCTTGGCACAAAGTAAAAGCGGTCATATCCATTACGTTCAATCGGTTAGCTAATACTTCATCGTAGTTCAAATTGGGATAAAAAATAGCATTTGCATCTTTTTCTGGATCCGCTGAATAAATTCCATTTACACGCGTTCCTTTCAAAACCACGTCGGCGTCAATTTCAATAGCGCGTAAAGAAGCTGCTGTATCTGTGGTAAAAAATGGATTACCTGTACCTGCCCCAAAAATAACAATTCGGTCTTTTTCTAAATGGCGTATAGCCCTGCGGCGAATAAAAGGCTCACAAATTTGCTCCATTTTAATAGCAGAAAGTAACCTTGTAGTGATACCTAGTTTCTCCAAAGCCCCTTGAATAGCCATACCATTGATAACCGTAGCCAACATACCCATGTAATCTCCGTGTGCACGCTCTATGCCCATAGCTTGTGCATCTGTTCCCCTAAAAATGTTACCTCCACCTATAACAATGGCTATCTGACAACCTATATCAAAAACCTTTTTAATCTCACGAGCGTACTCATCTAATTTTTTTGCGTCAATCCCAT includes the following:
- the rplQ gene encoding 50S ribosomal protein L17, giving the protein MRHGHKLNPLGRTRAHRSAMLSNMASSLILNKRIITTVAKAKELRRYLEPLVTKAKTDTTHSRRMVFSYLQNKKSVKELFSTIGPKVLNRPGGYLRILKMGFRAGDKADMAMIEFVDFNDLVDNKLKEAKAEKPRTKKTRRKKKKATAASASSGNTQTAAQ
- the pyrH gene encoding UMP kinase; this translates as MKLKYKRILLKLSGEALMGNREYGIDAKKLDEYAREIKKVFDIGCQIAIVIGGGNIFRGTDAQAMGIERAHGDYMGMLATVINGMAIQGALEKLGITTRLLSAIKMEQICEPFIRRRAIRHLEKDRIVIFGAGTGNPFFTTDTAASLRAIEIDADVVLKGTRVNGIYSADPEKDANAIFYPNLNYDEVLANRLNVMDMTAFTLCQENKLPIIVFNMNEPDNLLRIVQGEAVGTLVQD